GTCACCCCCGGACCGGTGATCACCACCTATGAGTACGAGCCCGCGCCGGGGGTCAAGATCAATAAGATCGTCAACCTCTCCGACGACCTGGCCCTGGCCCTGCGGGCCCTCAGCATCCGGACGGTGGCCATTCCGGGGAAATCCGTGATCGGGATCGAGGTCCCCAACGAGGACCGCGAGATGGTCTGCTTCAAGGAGGTCGTCGGCTCCCGGGTGTTCGAAAAGTCGCGCTCCAAACTGCCCCTCTGCCTGGGCAAGGACATCGTCGGCAACCCGGTGGTGACGGACCTCGAGAAGATGCCGCACCTCTTGATCGCCGGCGCCACCGGGGCCGGCAAAAGCGTGGCCCTCAACGCCATGATCTGCAGCTTCCTCTACCGCTCGACCCCCGAGGACATCCGCCTGATCATGGTGGACCCCAAGCGCATCGAGCTCTCCCTCTACGACGGCATCCCCCACCTGATCACCCCGGTGGTCACCGATGTCAGCAAGGCCACCAACGCCCTCTTCTGGGCGGTTCGCGAGATGGAGCACCGCTACGAGCTGCTGTCGCGCTTTCAGGCCAAAAACATCCACCAGTACAACCAGAAAATCGAAAAGGAGCCGCCGCCGGAAGCCGACGCGGACCAGGCGCCGCCCCCGACCAGGCTGCCGCTGATCGTGATCATCATCGACGAGTTGGCCGACCTGATGATGGTGGCCTCGCGGGACGTGGAGGTGGCCCTGACCCGCCTCGCCCAAATGGCCCGGGCCGCCGGCATCCACCTGATTCTCGCCACCCAGCGCCCGTCGGTGGATGTCCTCACCGGGATCATCAAGGCCAACTTTCCCACCCGCCTGACCTTTCAGGTGTCATCGAAAATCGATTCGCGCACCATCATCGACACCAACGGCGCGGAAAACCTGCTGGGCAACGGCGACATGCTCTTCATGCCGCCGGGCACCGCCAAGCTCCAGCGGATTCACGGCGCCTACATCTCCGAGGCGGAGCTGGAGCGGATCACCTCGTTTTTGCGCGCCCAGCAGAAGCCCGACTACGACGCGGCCGTGGTGGAGGGCGCCGCCGAGGCCCAGAACGAGGCGGAGGCCCCCGCGGACTTCGACGAGCGCTACGACGAGGCCTTGGCCCTGGTGACCCGCACGGGGCAGGCTTCGATCTCGATGGTCCAGCGCCACTTGCGCATCGGCTACAACCGGGCGGCGCGGATCATCGAAACCATGGAAAAGGAGGGGGTGGTGGGGCCCTCGGACGGCGTCAAGCCGCGCGAGGTGCTGGCACGGGGGTATGATGAGATGCCCTGACCGTCTGGCAGCATCGGTCAAGGGGTTTCTGGATCCGCTGGAGGGGCGCCGCCTCTTCGAGCTCGCCGCGGCGGCCAGCAGGCAAGGCCCCTGCCTGGAGATCGGCAGCTACTGCGGCAAATCCACCGTCTATCTGGGCTGCGGCTGCCGCCAAAACGGGGGGGTTCTCTTCTCGGTGGATCACCACCGCGGCTCGGAGGAGCAGCAGCCCGGCGAGGCCTACTTCGACCCCGAACTCTTTGATTCCGCCAGCGGCTGCGTGGACACCTTCCCCGCCTTTCGCAGGACCCTGGCGGCGGCGGGCCTGGAGGGCACGGTGGTGCCCCTGGTCTGCCCCTCGGCCCTGGCCGCGCGGGGGTGGGCCACACCGCTTTCCCTGGTCTTCATCGACGGCGGCCACAGCTTCGAGGCGGCCCACGGCGACTACCGCGCCTGGACCGGGCATCTCATGCCGGGCGGCTATCTGCTGATCCACGACATATTTTTGGACCCCGCCGCGGGCGGCCAGGCACCGCGCGAGGTCTACGCGATCGCCCGCGCCAGCGGGCGGTTCGACGCACTGCCCATGACCGGAACCCTGGGCGTGCTGCAGCGGCGCGCCTGAGGCCTCCCGGCCGCAACGGTGACTATCGGCGCACCCGGGTGGAGCCGTCGGCGCCGCGCAGCACCCGCACCGGGTCCCCGACGGCAAACGTCCGCTCCTCGGCGCCGAGCTCCTGCACCACCGAAATCATCTGGCCGTTTTCAAGCCGCACGGTGATCTCCAGGGCCGGGCTTCTGCGCGCGGCCCCCTCCGCCAATT
This portion of the Desulfobacteraceae bacterium genome encodes:
- a CDS encoding class I SAM-dependent methyltransferase; translated protein: MMRCPDRLAASVKGFLDPLEGRRLFELAAAASRQGPCLEIGSYCGKSTVYLGCGCRQNGGVLFSVDHHRGSEEQQPGEAYFDPELFDSASGCVDTFPAFRRTLAAAGLEGTVVPLVCPSALAARGWATPLSLVFIDGGHSFEAAHGDYRAWTGHLMPGGYLLIHDIFLDPAAGGQAPREVYAIARASGRFDALPMTGTLGVLQRRA
- a CDS encoding DNA translocase FtsK 4TM domain-containing protein, producing the protein MRKEIIGIFLFFLVILTLTSLLSYSPDDPSIHNARAEGEILNLFGLVGAHLAGLLVGLFGLGAFWLPLLLLFSSLHFFGSRPARTLAGVLIGGLLLVVTSGSLMALQQDHYEVFGSRFSAGGILGIPLKSLLVRYANATGAAVILALLWLVGFIMATGFSLLAFAGRAWQLALRCGEGLSQLRLQWQVRREERQRRRAGNRRRPVVQKAAPIEIKAPPPPPPKSLPAPQQEEFAFMHQEGDFRLPALAFLEDPPERSAKVNSDNLRAQSQLIEKKLEDFGVNGKVVAVTPGPVITTYEYEPAPGVKINKIVNLSDDLALALRALSIRTVAIPGKSVIGIEVPNEDREMVCFKEVVGSRVFEKSRSKLPLCLGKDIVGNPVVTDLEKMPHLLIAGATGAGKSVALNAMICSFLYRSTPEDIRLIMVDPKRIELSLYDGIPHLITPVVTDVSKATNALFWAVREMEHRYELLSRFQAKNIHQYNQKIEKEPPPEADADQAPPPTRLPLIVIIIDELADLMMVASRDVEVALTRLAQMARAAGIHLILATQRPSVDVLTGIIKANFPTRLTFQVSSKIDSRTIIDTNGAENLLGNGDMLFMPPGTAKLQRIHGAYISEAELERITSFLRAQQKPDYDAAVVEGAAEAQNEAEAPADFDERYDEALALVTRTGQASISMVQRHLRIGYNRAARIIETMEKEGVVGPSDGVKPREVLARGYDEMP